The Panicum virgatum strain AP13 chromosome 3N, P.virgatum_v5, whole genome shotgun sequence genome includes the window CCCCCTCTGCAGCCTCGCGCTACTGCTCTGCTCGGCCTCTTCGccttggccgcggcggccgccacgagggccggggcgccgccgccgtgcgaggCGGTCGTCCCCTCCATcaacctcggcggcggcgtcccctgCCTCTGCCGCGTCGCGTCGCCGCCCAGCCACAGCTCGTCCTCacccctctcgccgccgccggtaaggACCGCCGTCGCCTCACCCGTCGCCTGCACGGCTGCGCCAGTCTTCCCCGCCGTGCCtcgtcgtggccgccgccgctcgggcctGCCGTGCTGTCGTGCCCAAGGGCACGGCCCGGCACGCCGGCGCCCTCGTAGGGCCGGCCCCGGCCGGGATACTGGCACGGCGGCactacgcggcggcggcgcggcggcggcgccgtgcccCGGGGTGCCGTGCCTccccgtgcccgtgccggccgtgctcgggccgtgccgtgcccggGCGGCCCGGTTGGGCACCTATATTAGCAATGGAGAAACTGAGCtgtgtaaaaaaaaaatcaaccagTGCAGGGATGCATGCAGCACTACTACTAATTGTGGAAGAATACGGAGAAAGAAAAATATGATTTTCAAGTATACTTGAACTTCAGCTGTGTGGAGCACTACATAAAACAAAAGGATATAAATAAGAAATGTGCCATTTTTGTGAACcagaagtggaataagaaatATGATTTCCCATATATATAGATTTCAACATGTAGCTGTGTGGAGCACAAAAAAGCAGAGAGCCTCATTGGGACAGCCGGACTGGGAGATGCGAGACACAAACAGCACGTGCCGAATTGCGTCCCTCACCCGTGCGTCACATGGGCGAtggcaccaccagcagcagcaccaggccAGGCCGATCGGACCCTCCTGCCATGGCCGGCGTACGTGTCAGCTGGGCCGGGCACCGCCATGATCGCCGTCCCTCTCTTGCTTGCTTTAGTCACTGTTCTTATCCCATCACCCTCTTTCCAtctggttttcttttcttttgttttcattttAAACTTTGAGCTGGGCGACAACGTACGAGATGCGCCACCTGTGACCTGCCGGTTGGAAATTCGCGTCACGTGTGGTTGGTCGGTTAGTTGGTTGCCTAGGTGCACCGTGCACGTGCAGCCGCTATTCTACTCCGGCGAGCTTTCTGACGGTGGTGTCCGCGCAGGGAGATTCTTGACGAGTAcgtggcggcggtgcggcggatgACGTGCGCGGTGCTGGAGCTGATGGCGGAGGGCCTGGGGCTGGAGGACACCGGCGCGCTCGCCCGGCTGGTGCTGGCCGGCGACAGCGACTCCATGCTGCGGGTGAACCActacccgccggcgccgcgcctggAGGACACCGGCGCGCTCGCCCGGCTGGTGCTGGCCGGCGACAGCGACTCCATGCTGCGGGTGAACCActacccgccggcgccgcgcccggagcccggccgccgcctgaCGGGGTTCGGCGAGCACACCGACCCGCACATCATCTCGGTGCTCCGCTCCAACGCCACCGCCGGCCTCGAGATCTCGATGCAGGACGGCACCTGGGTCGCCGTGCCCGCCGACGCGGACTCCTTCTTCGTTAACGTCGGCGACGCACTCCAGGTTCCGATTTCATCCTctctttttatttcttcttcCCCTTTGAACATAATCGCAATTAGTTGAAATTACTGTAGATGCTGTCAGGTTTGCCCTGATTTGACACCACTTTATTTACAACTGTGAGTGCCCACCTGACTGGTCGCTTTTTTTTGCTCGAAAAGAAAGCGCCTGTCTTTCTGTGTCTCGTACCGTCGTACGGCACGCGCAGGCCTCGATGCTCACCTGTCTGTCCTTGTTGCCTTTGTTGATCCATCCATGCATGCGTGTGCAGGTGCTGACGAACGGGAGGTTCCGGAGCGTGCGGCACCGGGTGATGGTGAGCAGCGCGCGGCCGCGGGTGTCGGTCATCTTCTTcggcggcccgccgccgcgggagcgccTGGCGCCGCTGCTGGGGCTGGTGGACCGGGacgggggccgccgccgctacagGGACTTCACCTGGAGGGAGTACAAGACCTCCGCCTACCGGACCAGGCTCGCCGACAACCGCCTCGCCCACTTCGAGTTCGAGTTCgacaccacgccgccgccaccagctaGCATCATTGTGTAGTAGCGTACGTACAAATGTTTTGTTTTTGTGTGTGGTTGGGTGTGCGGGGACGATCGAGAGCAGCCAGGGGCCGGTGGTGCACCGTGCACTGCCGGCCATGAGTGAGCTCAGGGCGGAGGCAACCGTGTAAGGGCAGAGTGGCGAGACGAAGATGGTAGAAATGTGCTACACTGTAAATAAGTAGCCAGCAAGGCACCGAGATCTCGAATGCCACGGGATGCTCCTCGGCCACGCTTGTTCTTGGCTTTCTCATCTCTGTCGAGCCCGGGACGCGGAGCAGACCGGAGCACCGCTGACCTTTCTCGTCGGCGCAGCGCCGCGACAGAAATGACCTCAATGTTTCTTGCGTTGCTTCGAGTGCCGTCAAACCCCAAAACAACCATTTCGCCGCACCAGACACggacacacaaaaaaaaaaagcagaacGGATGAACTTCGCCCACCGTATTGGTTTCTTCTACCGGGCCTCAAATTTGCTTCGGTCTCTCTTCGTGTGTTTCCCTCCCCCTTCCCTTCAGGTCCAATTTgtgccttttttctttttggttatTATCTGTTTATTACgcatttttatttctttttcattttttgtgTTACCTTTCTTTTGTCCATTTTCCATTTTACACATATATACACGTAGTATAATTTAATCTTTTCGTGGCCCTTTCCTCGAACACTAAACGGCGCAACACGTGTCCCACTAGTAACAAAGCAACTTCGAGGATATATTCTGAAGTAGCATATATTGCTGTAAATTTCCAGAGAGTATAGTGTTATTAATGTTGTGAATGATTGTTCTCTCTATTGATTGATTGTGCTTATATACAAGACCAAGAGACATCTCCCAAAGGACATGTCCCTTTGAGATGACCCTTTGGGGTGGCAGTTCCCCAAATGGGAATTATCCACTAATTACAGAATTAACTAAATATTACactaattgatcactaattaactATTTTTCTTCTAACACTCCCACTTGATCAATTTGTCCTTGTGGTCTTGTAACTAATTTGATCTTCTTGTAGTCTTGTAATCAATTTGATCTTCTCATGATCTTGTAATCAATCGAAAAACTCCTTGAAAATCCTATGGGAAAAATCAGgagatgcaaaacaatatatctCCCCCAAAAACCTTTCAGGAAAAATATGAGGAGAATCTTTGGAAAACTCTGTGGGAAAAACTAAAGTATTTCCAGTATACTAGGCAAAACTCCttaaaacccagtgggaaaaataaGAAGAAACACCATAATATATAATTACCAATGTTAGTAGACTCTTGAGATAAACCCAAAGTCTTAGTCTAATAACACCTTGACCATATGGTCAATATGCTTCAAATATCATCTTCTAAAAACCTCGGTGGGGAAAACTAGATGAAATAGCATATAACATTTATGTTGACATTGCctcatcaaaaactttatatgagaaacctcAAAAGGAAAAACTCATATAAAAAAAAGAGCACAATGTATCATATGTCCCaatatcatccaccaaaaacctCTTCGGAAAAAATGGATGATATGACATAGTCTTGTGTTgatattgcctcattaaaaagtTTATATGAGAAACCCAAACAGAAAAACTCATACAAAGAAAAGAGTACAATATTATGTTTCCAACAAGTTATTAATTAAAGAGGCGAGAGACTCTCCCCCTGAAACTTGCAAACCTTTCATACCAATGTACTCAACACATATGAAATGTGGAGTATGGTAGACTTTGTGAATATCTCTGCGAGACTATCACAATACTTAGTTTGCAAATATTCATATGCCCATATGACCTATGGAACAAAACCATCTTAATGCAAAATATTGCATTAAGTATAACTTGTATCCATCTACACAACACAAGCTGCATTACCATTATAGATAATGACATTTGATTCAATAAAATCGATACTACATATCTTTAGGGTGTGATATATCATTCTGTCAAGTTATACACATTTATGTGTAGCCTTGTACAATACAATATCAGAATGATTAGTGGAACTAACTATTAAATGTCTACTTAAAGACTATTACAAAATGATCTTTCCATATTACTGTAAAGATTATTTTAATGATCTGGAATTTGGAGATCTTATAGATAACCAGAATCATGATATCCACATAATTGGATCATGGATTATACCATGTCCGTATGTGCTATTTTAAGATATCAACGATATTCTTAACTTCAATCTACCAACCTTAGGTAAAATAGCGCTGCTATTAGATAGCATATATTATTGCAAAGACAATATCCAGCCGGGAacc containing:
- the LOC120663969 gene encoding gibberellin 2-beta-dioxygenase 3-like, yielding MVVLAKGELEQIALPAVQRAAPPLAAVPEVDLALAAADAGGGGRAAAARAVARACEEHGFFKVTGHGVPAPLLARVEAAAAAFFALPQQEKEKAAAAPGGGSPFGYASKRIGGNGDLGWVEYLLLGVGAAALPGAPLSDAPAGASPCSFREILDEYVAAVRRMTCAVLELMAEGLGLEDTGALARLVLAGDSDSMLRVNHYPPAPRLEDTGALARLVLAGDSDSMLRVNHYPPAPRPEPGRRLTGFGEHTDPHIISVLRSNATAGLEISMQDGTWVAVPADADSFFVNVGDALQVLTNGRFRSVRHRVMVSSARPRVSVIFFGGPPPRERLAPLLGLVDRDGGRRRYRDFTWREYKTSAYRTRLADNRLAHFEFEFDTTPPPPASIIV